The proteins below are encoded in one region of Streptomyces sp. NBC_00490:
- the leuC gene encoding 3-isopropylmalate dehydratase large subunit: MGRTLAEKVWDDHVVRRAEGEPDLLFIDLHLLHEVTSPQAFDGLRKSGRPVRRLDLTIATEDHNTPTLDIDKPIADPVSRVQLETLRKNAADFGVRLHSLGDVEQGVVHVVGPQLGLTQPGMTVVCGDSHTSTHGAFGGLAFGIGTSQVEHVLATQTLPLVRPKTMAITVDGELPEGVTAKDLILAIIARIGTGGGQGYVLEYRGSAIEKLSMEARMTICNMSIEAGARAGMIAPDQTTFDYLEGRVHAPKGEDWDAAVAYWKTLKSDEDAEFDAEVVIKADELSPFVTWGTNPGQGAPLSATVPDPASYEDASERHAAEKALEYMGLEAGQPLRSIKVDTVFVGSCTNGRIEDLRAAAELVKGRKVADGVRMLVVPGSARVGLQAVSEGLDVVFKDAGAEWRHAGCSMCLGMNPDQLAPGERSASTSNRNFEGRQGKGGRTHLVSPQVAAATAVLGHLASPADLSDAPVPAGV; the protein is encoded by the coding sequence ATGGGTAGGACACTCGCGGAGAAGGTCTGGGACGACCATGTCGTCCGGCGCGCCGAGGGCGAGCCCGACCTCCTCTTCATCGATCTGCACCTGCTGCACGAAGTGACCAGCCCGCAGGCCTTCGACGGCCTTCGCAAGAGCGGTCGCCCGGTGCGCAGGCTCGACCTGACCATCGCCACCGAGGATCACAACACCCCGACCCTCGACATCGACAAGCCCATCGCCGACCCGGTCTCCCGGGTCCAGCTGGAGACGCTGCGCAAGAACGCCGCCGACTTCGGTGTGCGCCTGCACTCGCTGGGCGACGTCGAGCAGGGTGTCGTCCACGTCGTGGGCCCGCAGCTGGGTCTGACCCAGCCCGGCATGACGGTCGTCTGCGGTGACTCCCACACCTCCACGCACGGCGCCTTCGGCGGTCTGGCGTTCGGCATCGGCACCTCCCAGGTGGAGCATGTGCTGGCCACCCAGACGCTGCCGCTGGTGCGTCCGAAGACCATGGCCATCACGGTCGACGGCGAACTGCCCGAGGGCGTCACCGCCAAGGACCTGATCCTGGCGATCATCGCGCGGATCGGCACCGGCGGCGGCCAGGGCTATGTCCTGGAGTACCGCGGCTCCGCCATCGAGAAGCTCTCGATGGAGGCCCGGATGACCATCTGCAACATGTCGATCGAGGCCGGCGCCCGCGCGGGCATGATCGCCCCCGACCAGACCACCTTCGACTACCTCGAGGGCCGGGTGCACGCCCCCAAGGGCGAGGACTGGGACGCGGCCGTCGCGTACTGGAAGACGCTGAAGTCGGACGAGGACGCGGAGTTCGACGCCGAGGTCGTCATCAAGGCCGACGAGCTGTCGCCGTTCGTCACCTGGGGCACCAACCCCGGCCAGGGCGCGCCGCTTTCGGCGACCGTCCCCGATCCTGCTTCGTACGAAGACGCTTCGGAGCGCCACGCCGCCGAAAAGGCCCTGGAATACATGGGGTTGGAGGCCGGACAGCCGCTGCGCTCCATCAAGGTGGACACCGTCTTCGTAGGTTCGTGCACCAACGGCCGTATCGAGGACCTGCGCGCCGCGGCCGAGCTCGTGAAGGGCCGCAAAGTCGCCGACGGTGTACGGATGCTGGTCGTCCCCGGCTCCGCGCGGGTCGGTCTGCAGGCCGTCTCCGAGGGCCTGGACGTCGTCTTCAAGGACGCCGGCGCCGAATGGCGGCACGCGGGCTGCTCGATGTGTCTGGGCATGAACCCGGACCAGCTGGCTCCCGGTGAGCGCTCCGCGTCCACCTCCAACCGCAACTTCGAGGGCAGGCAGGGCAAGGGCGGCCGTACGCACCTGGTCTCGCCGCAGGTCGCCGCCGCGACCGCCGTGCTGGGCCACCTGGCCTCGCCCGCCGACCTGTCCGACGCCCCTGTGCCCGCTGGAGTCTGA
- the leuD gene encoding 3-isopropylmalate dehydratase small subunit yields the protein MEAFTTHTGRAVPLRRSNVDTDQIIPAHWLKKVTRDGFEDGLFEAWRKDEKFILNQPEREGATVLVAGPDFGTGSSREHAVWALQNYGFKAVISSRFADIFRGNSLKNGLLTVVLDQKIVDALQDLTEKDPEAEVTVDLEAREVRAEGITASFELDENSRWRLLNGLDDISITLQNEEDIATYEAKRPSYKPRTIEV from the coding sequence ATGGAAGCATTCACCACGCACACCGGCCGGGCCGTCCCGCTGCGCCGCTCCAACGTCGACACCGACCAGATCATCCCTGCTCACTGGCTCAAGAAGGTGACCAGGGACGGGTTCGAGGACGGTCTGTTCGAGGCCTGGCGCAAGGACGAGAAGTTCATCCTCAACCAGCCCGAGCGCGAGGGTGCGACCGTCCTGGTCGCCGGCCCCGACTTCGGCACCGGCTCCTCCCGTGAGCACGCCGTGTGGGCGCTGCAGAACTACGGCTTCAAGGCCGTCATCTCCTCCCGGTTCGCCGACATCTTCCGCGGTAACTCGCTCAAGAACGGCCTGCTCACGGTGGTTCTGGACCAGAAGATCGTGGACGCGCTCCAGGACCTCACCGAGAAGGACCCCGAGGCCGAGGTCACGGTCGACCTGGAGGCCCGCGAGGTGCGCGCCGAGGGCATCACCGCGAGCTTCGAGCTGGACGAGAACTCCCGCTGGCGGCTGCTGAACGGGCTGGACGACATCTCCATCACCCTTCAGAACGAGGAAGACATCGCCACCTACGAGGCCAAGCGGCCCTCGTACAAGCCGCGGACGATCGAGGTCTGA
- a CDS encoding HU family DNA-binding protein, which produces MNKAQLVEAIADKVGGRQQAADAVDAVLDAIVRATVAGDRVSVTGFGSFEKVDRPARYARNPQTGERVRVKKTSVPRFRAGQGFKDLVSGTKKLPKNDVAVKKAPKGSLTGGSSATVKKAAAKKAAPAKKATAAAKKTTAKKTTAKKTTATAKKTTAKTTTAKKTTGAAKTTAAKKTTAKKATAKKAPAKKATAKKAPAKKSAARTTTAKKTTARKR; this is translated from the coding sequence GTGAACAAGGCGCAGCTCGTAGAAGCGATTGCCGACAAGGTCGGTGGCCGTCAGCAGGCCGCCGACGCGGTCGACGCGGTCCTGGACGCCATCGTCCGCGCGACCGTGGCGGGGGACCGGGTCTCGGTCACCGGCTTCGGTTCGTTCGAGAAGGTCGACCGTCCGGCTCGGTACGCCCGCAATCCCCAGACGGGCGAGCGGGTTCGGGTCAAGAAGACCTCCGTCCCGCGCTTCCGTGCCGGCCAGGGCTTCAAGGACCTGGTGAGCGGCACGAAGAAGCTCCCGAAGAACGACGTCGCGGTCAAGAAGGCGCCCAAGGGCAGCCTGACCGGCGGATCTTCGGCGACGGTCAAGAAGGCCGCCGCGAAGAAGGCCGCCCCGGCGAAGAAGGCGACGGCCGCCGCGAAGAAGACCACGGCGAAGAAGACGACCGCCAAGAAGACCACGGCGACCGCGAAGAAGACCACGGCGAAGACGACGACGGCCAAGAAGACCACGGGCGCCGCCAAGACCACCGCCGCGAAGAAGACCACCGCCAAGAAGGCGACGGCCAAGAAGGCCCCGGCGAAGAAGGCGACGGCCAAGAAGGCCCCCGCCAAGAAGTCGGCGGCTCGCACGACCACCGCCAAGAAGACCACCGCCCGCAAGCGGTAG
- the cofC gene encoding 2-phospho-L-lactate guanylyltransferase, translating to MQWTLVIPLKPLARAKSRLSDTAADALRPGLALAFAQDTVAAALASPAVADVAVVTDDARAARELIALGARVVPDEPRAGLNAALAHGAATVRARHPESAVAALNADVPALRPWELARVLDAAAEFPRAFLPDAAAIGTTLLAAAKGQELRPAFGTDSRARHRASGAVELCLAGVDSVRQDVDTGEDLRAALALGVGPRTAVATAGLLIRGQ from the coding sequence GTGCAGTGGACCTTGGTCATACCCCTGAAGCCCCTGGCGCGCGCCAAGAGCAGGCTCTCGGACACCGCCGCCGACGCGTTGCGTCCGGGCCTGGCCCTCGCCTTCGCCCAGGACACGGTGGCAGCCGCGCTGGCCAGCCCTGCCGTCGCGGATGTGGCGGTCGTCACGGACGACGCCCGGGCGGCTCGGGAGCTGATCGCCCTGGGCGCCCGCGTCGTCCCGGACGAGCCGCGCGCGGGCCTGAACGCGGCGCTGGCGCACGGGGCCGCGACCGTACGTGCCCGGCACCCCGAAAGCGCCGTGGCAGCCCTGAATGCCGATGTGCCGGCACTGCGCCCCTGGGAATTGGCCCGGGTACTGGATGCGGCCGCCGAATTCCCCCGTGCTTTTCTCCCGGATGCGGCCGCGATCGGCACGACTTTGCTGGCCGCCGCCAAGGGCCAGGAATTGCGTCCGGCTTTCGGCACGGATTCCCGGGCCCGCCACCGTGCGTCGGGGGCGGTGGAGCTGTGTCTCGCCGGGGTGGATTCCGTACGACAGGACGTGGACACCGGCGAGGACCTGCGGGCGGCGCTGGCGCTGGGGGTGGGCCCGAGGACCGCAGTGGCAACCGCGGGACTACTGATCAGGGGCCAGTAG
- a CDS encoding lysophospholipid acyltransferase family protein: protein MPRRRIGFWYRLAAVIAKPPLVVLIKRDWRGMENIPADGGFITAVNHNSHVDPFAYAHFQYNTGRVPRFLAKSSLFKKGFVGAVMRGTGQIPVYRETTDALSAFRAAIDAVERGECVAFYPEGTITRDPAQWPMTGKTGAARVALQTKCPVIPVAQWGANELLPPYAKKLNLRPRKTSHVLAGPPVDLSRFYDKEMSPEILKEATEVIMAAVTRQLEEIRGEKAPESPYDPRQERIEQRRRTSAQTQAKVEQEEGQST, encoded by the coding sequence GTGCCCCGCCGCAGAATCGGCTTCTGGTACCGCCTCGCAGCGGTGATCGCCAAACCGCCTCTGGTGGTTCTGATCAAGCGGGACTGGCGCGGAATGGAGAACATTCCGGCCGACGGTGGATTTATCACCGCGGTGAACCACAATTCGCACGTCGATCCCTTCGCCTACGCACACTTTCAGTACAACACCGGCCGCGTTCCGCGATTCCTCGCGAAGAGCAGTCTTTTCAAGAAGGGATTCGTCGGCGCCGTCATGCGCGGCACCGGACAGATCCCCGTCTATCGCGAGACGACCGACGCGCTGAGCGCCTTCCGGGCCGCGATCGACGCCGTGGAACGCGGTGAGTGCGTGGCCTTCTATCCCGAGGGCACCATCACCCGGGACCCCGCCCAGTGGCCCATGACCGGCAAGACCGGCGCCGCGCGCGTGGCCCTGCAGACCAAGTGCCCGGTGATCCCGGTCGCGCAGTGGGGCGCCAACGAGCTGCTGCCGCCGTACGCCAAGAAGCTCAACCTCCGTCCCCGCAAGACCTCGCACGTCCTCGCGGGTCCCCCCGTGGACCTGTCGCGCTTCTACGACAAGGAGATGAGCCCGGAGATCCTGAAGGAGGCGACCGAGGTCATCATGGCCGCGGTCACCCGCCAGCTGGAGGAGATCCGCGGCGAGAAGGCGCCCGAGTCACCCTACGACCCGCGCCAGGAGCGGATCGAGCAGCGGCGCAGGACCTCCGCGCAGACTCAGGCGAAGGTCGAGCAGGAAGAGGGGCAGAGCACGTGA
- a CDS encoding NAD(P)H-dependent glycerol-3-phosphate dehydrogenase — MSKPVKAAVFGTGSWGTAFGMVLADAGCEVTLWGRRAELAEAVNSTHTNPDYLPGVELPVNLRATTDAAEAARDADFTVLAVPSQTLRGNLAEWVPLLAPDTVLVSLMKGVELGSAMRMSEVIEDVAKVGPNRIAVVTGPNLAREIAARMPAAAVVACADETVARRLQSACHTPYFRPYTETDVIGCELGGAVKNVIGLAVGIADGMGLGDNTKGSLITRGLAETMRLGLAMGADPLTFSGLAGLGDLVATCSSPLSRNHTFGTNLGKGMTLQETIAVTKQTAEGVKSCESVLDLARRHGVDMPITETVVAIVHEGKPPVVAVKELMSRSAKPERR; from the coding sequence GTGAGCAAGCCGGTCAAGGCGGCCGTCTTCGGCACCGGATCGTGGGGCACCGCCTTCGGCATGGTGCTGGCCGACGCGGGCTGCGAGGTCACCCTGTGGGGCCGCCGCGCCGAACTCGCGGAAGCGGTCAACTCCACGCACACCAACCCGGACTACCTGCCCGGCGTCGAACTCCCGGTGAATCTGCGGGCGACGACGGACGCAGCCGAGGCCGCGCGCGACGCCGACTTCACCGTACTCGCCGTCCCCTCACAGACGTTGCGCGGCAACCTCGCCGAGTGGGTGCCGCTGCTCGCGCCCGACACGGTCCTCGTCTCCCTCATGAAGGGCGTCGAACTCGGCTCCGCCATGCGGATGAGCGAGGTCATCGAGGACGTCGCCAAGGTGGGCCCGAACCGCATCGCGGTGGTCACCGGACCCAACCTCGCCCGCGAGATCGCGGCCCGCATGCCGGCCGCCGCGGTGGTCGCGTGCGCGGACGAGACGGTGGCCCGGCGGCTCCAGTCGGCTTGCCACACGCCGTACTTCAGGCCGTACACCGAGACGGACGTGATCGGTTGCGAGCTGGGCGGCGCCGTGAAGAACGTCATCGGGCTCGCCGTCGGCATCGCGGACGGCATGGGGCTCGGCGACAACACCAAGGGCTCGCTCATCACGCGCGGTCTCGCCGAGACGATGCGCCTGGGGCTGGCGATGGGCGCCGACCCGCTGACGTTCTCCGGACTCGCCGGTCTGGGCGACCTGGTGGCGACCTGCTCCTCGCCGCTGTCCCGCAACCACACCTTCGGCACCAACCTCGGCAAGGGCATGACCCTCCAGGAGACCATCGCGGTCACCAAGCAGACCGCCGAGGGCGTCAAGTCCTGTGAGTCCGTGCTGGATCTGGCACGCAGGCACGGCGTCGACATGCCGATCACCGAGACGGTCGTCGCCATCGTGCACGAGGGCAAGCCTCCGGTGGTCGCCGTCAAGGAGCTGATGTCGCGCAGCGCGAAACCCGAACGACGCTGA
- a CDS encoding D-alanine--D-alanine ligase family protein yields MSTENLPQSPEQPPRKPRVAVVFGGRSSEHGISVVTAGAVLKAIDRTKYDVLPIGITQDGRWALTADEPDRMAIAERRTPNVEELAESREGGVVLPVDPANREVVYNEPGSVPKALGEVDVVFPVLHGPYGEDGTLQGLLELSGVPYVGSGVLASAVGQDKEYMKRVFTSFGLKVGPYVVIRPREWEQDEPAARRKIVDLAAEHGWPLFVKPARAGSSIGITKVDDPSGLDEAIAEAQRHDPKILVEAALRGREIECGVLEFEDGPRASVPAEIPPPDAHAYYDFEAKYIDSTPGLVPAPLTPEETAEVQRLAVAAFDAASCEGLVRADFFLTEDGEFVINEINTMPGFTPISMYPQMWQATGISYPELVDLLIRAALRRSTGLR; encoded by the coding sequence ATGAGCACCGAGAACCTCCCCCAGAGCCCTGAGCAGCCGCCTCGCAAGCCGCGCGTGGCCGTCGTGTTCGGCGGGCGCAGCTCCGAACACGGGATCTCCGTGGTCACGGCCGGCGCCGTCCTCAAGGCCATCGACCGGACGAAGTACGACGTTCTGCCGATCGGCATCACCCAGGACGGCCGTTGGGCCCTCACCGCCGACGAGCCGGACCGGATGGCGATCGCCGAGCGCCGGACGCCCAACGTCGAGGAACTCGCCGAGTCGCGCGAGGGCGGCGTGGTGCTCCCCGTCGACCCCGCGAACCGTGAAGTCGTCTACAACGAGCCGGGATCGGTGCCCAAGGCGCTCGGCGAGGTCGACGTCGTCTTCCCCGTCCTGCACGGCCCCTACGGCGAGGACGGCACCCTCCAGGGCCTGCTGGAGCTCTCCGGTGTCCCCTACGTCGGCTCGGGTGTGCTCGCCTCGGCCGTCGGCCAGGACAAGGAGTACATGAAGCGGGTGTTCACCTCCTTCGGGCTCAAGGTCGGCCCGTACGTGGTGATTCGGCCCCGCGAGTGGGAGCAGGACGAGCCGGCCGCCCGCAGGAAGATCGTCGACCTGGCCGCCGAGCACGGCTGGCCGCTGTTCGTGAAGCCCGCGCGCGCGGGTTCGTCGATCGGCATCACCAAGGTCGACGACCCGTCCGGGCTGGACGAGGCCATCGCCGAGGCCCAGCGGCACGACCCGAAGATCCTCGTCGAGGCGGCGCTGCGCGGCCGTGAGATCGAGTGCGGTGTCCTGGAGTTCGAGGACGGCCCGCGAGCCTCGGTCCCCGCGGAGATCCCGCCGCCGGACGCGCACGCGTACTACGACTTCGAGGCCAAGTACATCGACTCCACCCCGGGCCTCGTCCCGGCCCCGCTGACCCCCGAGGAGACGGCGGAGGTCCAGCGCCTCGCCGTGGCGGCCTTCGACGCGGCGTCCTGCGAGGGCCTGGTGCGCGCGGACTTCTTCCTCACGGAGGACGGGGAGTTCGTCATCAACGAGATCAACACGATGCCGGGCTTCACCCCGATCTCGATGTACCCGCAGATGTGGCAGGCGACCGGGATCAGCTACCCGGAGCTGGTGGACCTGCTGATCCGGGCGGCGCTCCGGCGCTCCACTGGCCTGCGCTAG
- a CDS encoding DUF3515 domain-containing protein, producing MNLFRHRHRAVLGLPALALLIVTTGCSSADDSDSVTVPSPTAKVAKLCRNLDSVLPDKVDGLDRRDPEPASALTAGWGSPAIILRCGVVRPPKMIDPKVAAGSDPKAIAGEVNGVEWLMEKQDDGSTRFTTANRHAYVEVTVPEGRDTAGMLTDMASPVKKAIPFGK from the coding sequence GTGAACCTTTTCCGGCACCGGCACCGCGCTGTCCTCGGGCTGCCCGCCCTGGCCCTGCTGATCGTCACCACAGGGTGCTCCTCAGCAGACGACAGTGACTCGGTGACGGTTCCCAGCCCCACGGCGAAGGTCGCGAAGCTGTGCCGAAACCTGGACAGTGTCCTGCCGGACAAGGTCGACGGTCTCGACCGGCGTGATCCCGAGCCCGCGTCCGCGCTGACGGCGGGCTGGGGAAGCCCGGCGATCATACTGCGCTGCGGTGTCGTCCGGCCGCCGAAGATGATCGACCCCAAGGTCGCGGCCGGAAGCGACCCCAAGGCGATAGCGGGCGAGGTGAACGGCGTCGAGTGGCTCATGGAGAAGCAGGACGACGGATCGACCCGCTTCACCACGGCCAACCGGCATGCGTACGTCGAGGTGACGGTGCCCGAGGGGCGGGACACCGCGGGGATGCTGACCGACATGGCCTCGCCGGTCAAGAAGGCGATCCCCTTCGGGAAGTGA
- a CDS encoding Lrp/AsnC family transcriptional regulator — MVQAYILIQTEVGKASTVAETISKIPGVIQAEDVTGPYDVIVRAQADTVDDLGRMVVAKVQQVDGITRTLTCPVVHL; from the coding sequence GTGGTACAGGCGTACATCCTGATCCAGACGGAGGTCGGCAAAGCGTCGACCGTCGCCGAGACGATCAGCAAGATTCCTGGGGTGATCCAGGCCGAGGACGTGACAGGACCTTATGACGTGATCGTGCGGGCGCAAGCCGACACCGTGGACGACCTGGGCCGCATGGTGGTCGCGAAGGTCCAGCAAGTGGACGGCATCACCCGCACCCTGACCTGCCCGGTCGTCCATCTGTAG
- a CDS encoding thiamine-phosphate kinase: MKGTVGELGEFGLIRELTSRLTTTPAVRVGPGDDAAVVAAPDRRVVASTDILLEGRHFRRDWSTAYDVGRKAAAQNLADIAAMGAVPTALLLGLVVPAELPVTWASELMDGLRDECQVAGASVVGGDVVRGDTIMVSITALGDLRNQEPVTRGGAQPGDLVAVTGWLGWSAAGFAVLSRGFRSPRAFVEAHRRPEPPYHAGPAAAGLGATAMCDVSDGLIADLGHIAEASKVRIDIRSGAIDIPSQMNDIGQAVGVDPMQWVLTGGEDHAIVATFPPDVKLPARWKVIGEVLNPSALPQVTVDGAPWTSKGGWDHFGDIES; this comes from the coding sequence ATGAAGGGCACTGTTGGTGAGCTCGGGGAGTTCGGGCTCATCAGGGAGCTCACCTCCCGTCTCACCACCACCCCGGCGGTCCGGGTCGGCCCCGGCGACGACGCCGCGGTGGTGGCCGCTCCCGACCGCCGGGTCGTGGCCAGCACCGACATCCTCCTGGAGGGGCGGCACTTCCGCCGCGACTGGTCCACGGCCTACGACGTGGGCCGCAAGGCCGCCGCACAGAACCTCGCGGACATCGCCGCCATGGGCGCCGTACCGACGGCCCTCCTGCTCGGCCTGGTCGTGCCGGCCGAACTCCCGGTCACCTGGGCGAGCGAGCTGATGGACGGGCTGCGCGACGAGTGCCAGGTGGCGGGCGCTTCGGTGGTGGGCGGGGATGTCGTACGCGGGGACACGATCATGGTCTCCATCACCGCGCTCGGCGATCTGCGCAACCAGGAGCCCGTGACGCGCGGCGGCGCACAGCCCGGCGACCTCGTCGCGGTGACCGGCTGGCTGGGCTGGTCCGCGGCCGGGTTCGCGGTGCTCTCCCGCGGCTTCCGCTCACCGCGCGCCTTCGTGGAGGCGCACCGGCGTCCCGAACCGCCGTACCACGCGGGCCCCGCGGCCGCCGGGCTCGGCGCGACCGCGATGTGCGACGTGAGCGACGGGCTGATCGCCGACCTCGGGCACATCGCCGAGGCCAGCAAGGTCCGTATCGACATCCGCTCCGGCGCGATCGACATCCCCTCCCAGATGAACGACATCGGGCAGGCCGTCGGCGTCGACCCCATGCAGTGGGTGCTCACCGGGGGAGAGGACCACGCGATCGTGGCGACCTTCCCGCCGGACGTGAAGCTGCCGGCCCGCTGGAAGGTCATCGGCGAGGTCCTCAACCCCTCGGCGCTGCCCCAGGTGACGGTCGACGGGGCGCCCTGGACCAGCAAGGGCGGCTGGGACCACTTCGGGGACATCGAGTCGTGA
- the thiD gene encoding bifunctional hydroxymethylpyrimidine kinase/phosphomethylpyrimidine kinase yields MSAPPRVLTVAGSDSGGGAGIQADLKTMLALGVHGMSVVTAVTAQNSLGVQGAWELPVAAVRAQYRSVVDDIGVQAVKTGMLASAELVEAVAELIGGTDAPAVVDPVGISKHGDSLLAASALDSVRTKLLPVATVATPNLDEVAQLTGVRVETEDDLRRAAAAILSYGPQWALVKGGHLTGDAVDLLTDGSREHWLRAPRYDNRHTHGTGCTLASAIASHLAKGLSVPEAVAAAKEYVTWAIRGGFALGGGIGPVDHGWAFRFPGGPGTTSA; encoded by the coding sequence GTGAGCGCGCCGCCGAGGGTGCTGACGGTCGCGGGCTCCGACTCCGGCGGAGGCGCCGGGATCCAGGCCGACCTGAAGACGATGCTCGCGCTCGGCGTGCACGGCATGAGCGTCGTCACGGCCGTCACCGCGCAGAACTCCCTCGGCGTGCAGGGGGCTTGGGAGTTGCCGGTGGCGGCGGTGCGGGCCCAGTACCGCAGCGTCGTCGACGACATCGGCGTACAGGCCGTGAAGACCGGCATGCTGGCCTCGGCGGAACTCGTCGAGGCGGTGGCCGAATTGATCGGCGGCACGGACGCCCCGGCCGTCGTCGACCCGGTCGGCATCTCCAAGCACGGTGACTCGCTGCTGGCCGCGTCCGCGCTGGACTCCGTGCGGACGAAGCTGCTGCCGGTGGCCACGGTGGCGACACCGAACCTCGACGAGGTGGCGCAGCTCACCGGCGTACGGGTGGAGACCGAGGACGACCTGCGCCGGGCCGCGGCCGCCATCCTGTCGTACGGGCCGCAATGGGCCCTCGTCAAGGGCGGTCATCTCACCGGCGACGCCGTCGATCTGCTCACCGACGGCTCGCGGGAGCACTGGCTGCGCGCGCCCCGTTACGACAACCGGCACACGCACGGCACGGGCTGCACGCTCGCCTCGGCGATCGCCTCGCATCTCGCCAAGGGCCTGTCAGTGCCGGAGGCGGTGGCGGCGGCCAAGGAGTACGTCACCTGGGCGATCCGGGGCGGGTTCGCGCTGGGCGGGGGTATCGGGCCCGTGGATCACGGGTGGGCCTTCAGGTTTCCGGGAGGACCGGGTACCACCTCGGCCTGA
- the rpmB gene encoding 50S ribosomal protein L28 codes for MAANCDVCGKGPGFGNNISHSHRRTSRRWNPNIQRVRTVVSGTPKRVNACTSCIKAGKVSR; via the coding sequence GTGGCTGCCAACTGCGACGTCTGCGGCAAGGGGCCGGGCTTCGGCAACAACATCTCGCACTCGCACCGCCGTACGTCCCGTCGCTGGAACCCGAACATCCAGCGCGTCCGTACTGTGGTCAGCGGGACGCCGAAGCGCGTGAACGCTTGCACCTCGTGCATCAAGGCCGGCAAGGTCTCGCGCTGA